GATTTTAGCACGTTTTTATTTCCTTCATAAATTATCCCTGGGAGACAAGCCTATCAGATACATCTCTGCCTGAAAAATAGTGGTTTGTTGACTGCACCATGCCGTGCCTTGGATTCAATTCATGTGTCCTAATCCCAGACCAGTTTTCTAATTTGGCCCTATCTTTGTATACAGTACGTAGTTCCTCAAATGGTCATCATTTCAATTATTCCAGTGCTCTCTCTAAAGTCAGAGCAGTATTTAATTGACGGGGTTGGGTTTATTATTACGTTGATGAATTTGATATCCTCGTATGCCCAAAGTGTCCACATGTCATTCAAGTGAAGCTTGCAGTTTCTTGATAGTTTGCTTTAGCTCCGTCGTTGGCCAACCCAGGTTAGCACAGGCTTTACTACGACTTATCGAATATACTTTTATCCACGGGTTACTCCACTTGATACTCAAAAACAGTTGATGTCCAATGAGGACACATACTTTCCCTTAGGACAAATGGTTTCGGGCAATGATTTCCCGATCGCTATTACAATTTCCATGAACACATGACGATTTTAGTGACCCACTGACGACTTGCAATAGAAGTTAGAATTGGTTCACATTTGATCAGAAGGTTTAGTTATTGCTCATACATGGATGACATTACTCTTGAATCTGAGTATTTTTGGTCTTTTAAATGAAACCAATTGTAAAAACTTTCCATGTTTATATTGAAAGCATATATCGTATTTCAAGAATCATTCAATCCTTTCCTTAGTTGTAGATTTGATTTTCTTAAAGGACGATTTCAGATGCTGTATATTTTAAAACCGATCTTATTGACGCCCTTTAATAGATTTCTGAATGGCAAACCTTTATTCTTTGAGGTGCAAAAACCTcactatgtatgtatgtcttcAACAGAAGTTACTTTGTGGCCTGTTCAGCTGAAAACAAATACCAACAAACTCCAGGCTCTCAATCTGAAGGACCTTCCAATCTGCGTTAATAGGTAGAGCATTTGAAGGCGtcgattaattaaaaaaaaggatAAATGGGAAATAAAAATCTTTACTCGACACATTGCaggaaaatttgattgaaatgtACCGCAACACATGGCAAGTGGCCAGTTCTGCTAGTCACTAGCTTCCGAACCTTCATTAACACTTATTTCTGACGTGCCATTGAGATACTTTCCTCCGATACAATCTCGACTGAATTACTTTGATGGACGGATCAAGTACCGAAAGACATATTGactagaaggcggaagtggttaGGGATAAATCACACTTTAAGAAAAGGCAAGAACTTCATTGCTGACTATGTCATGCAGTGGTATCTATTATCCCAGAAGCATATGGCACAGAACAATAGAGTGTAGGCTTCTCGGGAGAAGCTGGAAAGAGCAGAAGCACATTTCAGCGAACCAACAGCGATGGTGTGGTTGATCCCTATGCTCCATTTAGGGgataatggcaaccatattcaTGTTGGAGTGCTCCATGTATTGATTGCACTTGTGAGTGCCACTCGCGAAATGTGATTTGACATTGCAATCATTGcatgcaaacatacttggccccaatcgcaaaaaaagtcggaacgaatAGTTcgtcgatgaatgtaagctagcaagagaacggaagaatgctgtacaccgggcaatgctgcactctcaaagaacgtgggcacgcgcagagagctatcacgaactccgccgagtgcagaaacgacttcacagacagaaaaaggaagcctggaagaaccaataagtctgtaaaTTCGAGAAAtacaggcagcaaccgcaccagctaCGAAAGTTTTTACAACAACTCAGCAGGAAGCGCATGGAGATGCCGCTaattgaaaacgacggacaaacactcccaccaccaagtatagatgcaacagttcgtgcaattcatcggctgggAAATCATAAGcccccaggagccgatggaattacaaccgaattggttaaatatggaagtgaccaattacaccaagcggttaatCAACTTATGCTGAGGTGCCTGACGTTTGGCAACAAGgctttatctgtcccatacatgaaaagggggatattatgcagtgtagcaattatatatataactataaaatattctccgtcaCCTTGCCAGGACAGATAGCCTCATATGCTCAGAACTTCATTGGCTTATACAAAAGATGCTTGACTccagtcaaatcagcaacagatcagatttttcccTGTGGCAAGCATCCCTGTTGAAACATGgccgtcagttgcaccattttttcatcaacttcagGGTCCacgtatgatagcatagccaaggtaaaactgtacacggccatgagagaattcgctatctCAACGAAATTCAgaagactgactacgctgattctgaccaatatgcgaggccagataaaagcagcaggatcactcttgagaccatgcaacatcaacaacggtctaagtgtaatctcgcggtgtttttagcgattaaattatttcattatcattcatttcttttccttagtaatatttattaaccttgcatTCAAATCAACAACCGTCAAGACAAAaagatgccctgtcatgcgtcctctttaacctagccctagaAAATGTGATCCGCGATATAGATGTTAatacaagaggcaccatcctcttcaaatccacccaactactggcccacgctgacgatattgacattatgcaaAGAATAAACAGACATGTAGTCTACTTTTATCCAGATCaacagacggcgcgagatcttgggctgcacattaacgaaggcaaaacgaaatatatgatggcaacgtcagcaccaaagccaaagaggcaacaacatcaaatggtaCTGGtctaataagaacaataaaggtagaagactacaactttgagatcgttgataatttctgggttcttagcaagcaaaattgcgaactctttgaccccctacatgaggtttTACGACTTCGTAGCttttataacgatgaaatctatgagcgatatcatgaccgtctgattgtggaccaaatgcggctcaatagggtgTGGcggacacttaatccgtatggaagaggatagTCCAGCCCAGAaactataaggacaatatgtatgataaaaaaggaagacgtggcagatcctgcctcagatgaatcGATGGCGTagtccaggacgccagacaacttttagggatatcgaattggtgggatGATGATTGCAATGCATTTATCACTTCATCATTTAAGTCACATCTTCGTAGTGGCTTTGTAGAATTTAACCGAGTAACCTAGTGTAACAAATTTTGTGCGTTGTTTGCGCTTAGGTATGAATTATTCCCACGTGCAAACAGTGGAGGGATCTAGGATACAACAGCTTATGGAAAGGTTCGTCCTTTCCGTTTCTACAACGGGTCTCACTGCTTTCTGTATTTTATCAGCTGTAAATGACACGCAAATTCTTTTCCTAATGCCAAATCCGTAAATGAAAATTTGTGGAAATAAAATCCTCATATTTGAGCGCTTTACTTTTTCACTTAGCACAAATTCATTGGAAGTTGTTGGAGAACCCGACTTGGCATACTCTACGATTCACGATACCGATGCTGCAGAGAAGAGAGAGAAACCCTGAGGCACTTCTTTTGCAattacccagctctagctagagccgggCTAAAAACACTAGGAAGGCCTTGAGGAACTCAAAGAGGTCTCTAGTTGCagtccttcgtgaatgctacggattGGCTCTGGAGATCTGAAAAGACTGAACTCCGCCTCCTTTCTTCTTCTGCTACCGCAGTCattgcatcaaaacggcgcaccacagccctaattgagctcctcgaagTGACCACTGATGCCTACCTACCACCATGCCTTTAATGCTGAAGTAATGATCCCACAGAAATACAGATCATCAaggcttttcctattctcttcaGCATGAAGATAACGTTCATAAAGAAAGTAGATGCTTTTTAAAGCCCTacatcataaaataaaaaatgttcactATTTTGCACCCTGTGAGGTCCGAATGATTTGAAGAGTAAGTAATATGTGAGATGTCCTCACTCGGCATCTTAGCAATTCCATTTAAATAATGTTTGTTCGCATTATTCTGCCTTCCGTTTGGGTGCTGGTAGCAACAATGCCCGGCCATCATCATTCTGATAAAAAATTCCGTTTTGAGAACGTTTACCGACATAGCGTAATCGGAGCCTGTCCGACAATATAAATCCAAATCTTGAACAAACGCAAGCTAAGCACTTTTAGTCTTTGAGTGCTATTCGTTGTTAGCCATTTTATGTAATGGAATCTCTTTAAAATCAAACGATAAATCAAGATAATAAAAAAGAATCGAAGCTTCTAAGGCCCCTTTGGGAATATTGTTGTGTTCGGCCCACCACGTTATCCCCAAAATAAAGTCCTAACGTGTTCGTGTGATGCACCATACAGGGAGCGCTCCCTAGCTATTACCGGAGAAAGCTGACCTTGAACGCGTCGAGTAACTGATATAAGACTCTATCTAACCAAATTACCATTTCTAGCTGCTAGGATTCCGCCTGTCGCTGCGCCACTAATGATTGAGTTCCACGGATCTTCCTTCTTTCGTAAGTGAACTAATGTGCAGTCAATGGTACTAAACATCCCACCCCAGACAGCGAAATTTCCGGCTATTATTGGTGATCGGGTCTTTATAGCGGCTAAACTGCCGAGCTGAAAGCAAACAGAGCATCAGGCACACCGTCCACCATGTATCAAGCTACCCTTACCATTCGTCTGCTTATTCCTGACGGGGCATTCCGGAAGCCCTTGATTGCTTGAAACACTCCGCCACCAATACAACCCATGGCAAAGGCGCCACCGCAGTCGTCCACGATACGGTATGGACATGGTTCTCTTGCGTACTCTTCCATGGTGTCTTCTGAAATCGAAAGTAAATGTAAATCTTCCGATTAGAATAAGTAGATGCAAAGCAAGCTGGCGGGTCTGGCGCCGTCCGGTCGAATTATATAATCATTATGAGCGCAGTTGCCATCTAAGAGTATTTGCGCGAACAGCTGTGAAACCTGATTGAACGCATTTTGAGTATCAGCGGCGAATGGAGAGTGCTAAATACGTAATTTCGAGGTTCTAGCACGACATTGCAGCAGAAATTGGGAACTTTAACCTGCACCGACAGTTCTACAAGATTTCTTCACGGACGCACAAAACCCCCAAGATGACAACATGTGATCACTTTGCAGCAATTCATGATGCGATTTCCACAAACCTTATTTATGTGTTCTTAAATTTACGTAGTGATTTTATAcatgaaacaaatttttaacaCCGTTTTTGACAAATGGGAAAGAAATGTGAttcttcttttcaattttttcaagtttgCTCACCTGTATCTTGAATATTAAAACTCAATACATGGCAGCGCCACCTTTATGTAAACTTCCGGGAAAACAAAGTAAATATCATCGAAAATTGCTGTTTCTCTACAGTTTTGTAATCGAGGCACAAACCAAGTAGGTTCGGAGTTTTTCGTCAGGTTTGGTGTTCTGATCTCGTGCCGGGTGCGTAAACTTAAATTAAAACTTATATGAATTACATATATTGATAACATCCACCTAATCCTTAGGTATAGAGTTAATAAAATGTAATAGTAATGCCACAAGAAATCCTCTAAGACTCCCTAAGAGCAGGTTCGTatggactgcaggatagactgacgctcCCTGGGACCAAACCTGCCTCTCTTTGAAGGTGATATACAGctgggagccaacctatcgAGAACGATATGTGGCTCTCCAGGACCCAAATCTCCattctaccaagaccgttaatgTTTGGTGATAgccactattaacaaaacgctacggatctggactggggagtcgaaaaacatttCCCTCACTCCAAAGTATCATGCCCATGCCCAATGGATATTTTGCAGTCgtgggtaactgactgtatccgAACggtgcctcactgatacttcaCTGGCTGCAGTAAATAAATTTGATCAAATGAATGAGTAATTTAAAAAAGACAAATGATAATAAACAGACGAAACCCGGCACCGCATACTAACTGGCCCACCGTGCGGGGGCACATCTCCGCAAcattgagagccaggtgattacgtCCCAAATAGGGAGAACTTGAGGAGTCAAGCAGTGgaaccaaggtcaacattggcctactgcgaagaccgcaaccaacagagacatgGACAATCTCATATCAGAGGAAGGAGATAGGCCTCAGTGGCGCAATTTCAAAATGTTATCTACGTTGTTTGAAGAGGGCCAAAAACCAGAAGATGCCTTTAAGAGGGCTAAGGACAAACCTAAGCTTTCgatttcggagccaagaaagcaggAGCAGTGGAGATCAGCCCGCTTGAGTCAGGAGGCCGGCCATTAACTATGGTAGTGccatcaagggcattcgaccgCTCACACTGCCGGAAACATTTCCGGAGTAAATATTCACTCATGAGGAACAAGAaattatcgaagaccttgtcgtcgaGGAGATGTGCAAGAGCAGCTCGTGTTCACCGACATATGCTTTCGACTAgttcatatactggtggactgcgcgacggaagataTTGAAAAGTGGCTTAGGATCATAGTCTCTAAATTGCCagactgggaaggagcagaattgtCAACATGTGGAAGGGTTGATATGGTATATCAACCCTTCCACACACATGGTAGTATTTTTTCCTAAAGTCGCAGCGCTAGAAACGGAGAGTCTTGTGGACCTCCTTATTGTTCAAAATCATGTCGTCCATGTGCGATTGTGGAGACAAAGCCAAATTCCTCTCAATCAGGGTACTTAGATTGCCGACCCCTGGAAGCAATCAAATTACAAAATTGCTATATAAACTGCAGATTTGGCATCATACCTCTGCATATGCACAGGCAGAAGCCGAGAAAAGATACTTCGGAGGAGGTGGAAGGGAAGGATCGAAGGAATCTCAAACGCATAGAAGCTGAAAGGACAGCTCCAAACATCTACGGAGCCaacggccagcactaagatagcctagGTAAACCTCCATCATacaagagctgcatctgcaatgATTGCAAGGTATTTTCCAAGGTCAATATTGGGTTAGTGTTGATTCGTGGTGTGCAAGaaggaagtatgcaggtaatttgggacttatCTTGCGAGAAACTGAGAGCTTACATCAttcttaaatgtaatttaaaatataaatcttTGTCAGAGTTTCTCAATGGATACCTTGTCCCTGTCCAAGTTTCACTAGAAACCGGGGGAGAACTCAGGGAGTAGTTGTTGGATCGGGCtatttcccaggagacgacatccggatcccaccggagctagtcgctaGATTGGTGAAGTTCTGTGAGGTGAAGGCTCTACCACTTCTACCGCTTCGATGTCAATACCCATCATGAAGTCTGGGAAAGCAGAGACACTAATCGAAGAGGTATCTtctgaatttattcttaacaaTAAGTTAGATTCAAGGTGATCAAGAATTGGACAGTGTCAGATGATCTCAGGAGAACGAATTGGGGCTCAAAATGGCTCATCTACAAAGGGGCGATAATATCAGAAACGGGATATACCCTGGTGGAGTTCGAAAACCCTTCAACCGTGCAAAATAGACCGGAGACTGGTTGGGATACAAAAATACACTGAAGGCGTGTAGCAACGCattcagggaagcaaaacggcacagtttcagggaattctATGAAGGGATAGAACACAGAAACATACAAATTTATAGCTAAAGACAGGACAATATTTTatatctgtttgaagaaggaagatcggatatttaccgagaatgaggagaacatAGTATATGTACATCTGCCTCTTAGCACTCATTTCCTGGGGTTCTACCGACCGGTAGaacagcaaaagagatatgctcaGAAACTGGGGTAAGGTAGGCAGTGGGAACATTTAACCCCTGGAGTAGATGGCACCTTCGTACTATTCCAGGCCTATAATTCATCTTAAGAGTCTCTTCTAAGAGTGGTAAGaagtataatagcatagccttgagatatataccaaggaCATGAAAGAAGGCAAAAGTGAACTTCATTCCAAAAACAggcaaaaaggatccttttcattcCAAATTTTTCAGACTAATTTGTTAACATTgttcgtacttaaaacggtggaCGAAGGTCATAGATatttatattagaactaacgttttcaagcgcaatcccctacatcagtgtcgaCATGCTTACCGAGCAGAACGGACAACCGAAACTGTACTGTATCCGCTGACGGATGTATTCGACGTGCATTTTTGAAAATCGATAAAACATCGCACAAGAGGAAATAAtggggaaacaccctggccttcTGGATAGGCAGAGTGTTAGAGAGCACGCAAATAGAAACACTGGAATAAAAGTGCAGGGTTACGCTGACTACATTGTTTTCGTCTGTAGGGATAACTataaggataccctatgtgatagaatccaaactaaaCCACGAATTGCTAGTACGTGGTGTAGGAAGGCCGATCTGCGCATTAATCTGACCaaagccaccatagtaccattcactaggaagcgtaagcttagtcacctgagagccattagatttcatggtatggaagtgaaacgagaaatagaGGTTAAAGATTTGGGAATTGGAAACACATGTCGATAAggtacgagggctctgatgacgtgcaggtccatagcagggaagAGATATGTACTGGAATATGACGGTTAATGATTACCTAGGaatcggtaatctgggcagaaaaaactGCACTCAGCAAAAgaaccagggagttacacaaacttcaaatacTGGCTTGgatgtgtatcagtggagcaatgaggacatacctaaatccttctgggattaattcctctccatcttcacatacagatgcagcaaGGACGGTGATCTTTAAAAtgaccggg
The window above is part of the Hermetia illucens chromosome 3, iHerIll2.2.curated.20191125, whole genome shotgun sequence genome. Proteins encoded here:
- the LOC119651263 gene encoding mitochondrial import inner membrane translocase subunit Tim17-B produces the protein MEEYAREPCPYRIVDDCGGAFAMGCIGGGVFQAIKGFRNAPSGISRRMLGSLAAIKTRSPIIAGNFAVWGGMFSTIDCTLVHLRKKEDPWNSIISGAATGGILAARNGVPAMAGSAIIGGVLLALIEGVGILFTRLSAEQFRNPAPPTEDPAALGDPNQSSVGGGGGSFSFGQQPRQYQ